From the Aphelocoma coerulescens isolate FSJ_1873_10779 chromosome 10, UR_Acoe_1.0, whole genome shotgun sequence genome, one window contains:
- the TRPM7 gene encoding transient receptor potential cation channel subfamily M member 7 — translation MSQKSWIENTFTKRECVYIIPSSKDPHRCLPGCQICQQLVRCCCGRLVRQHACFTASLAMKYSDVKLGENYNQEIEEWSVEKHTEQTSTDAYGVINFQGGSHSYRAKYVRLSYDTKPEAILQLMLKEWQMELPKLVISVHGGMQKFELHPRIKQLLGKGLIKAAVTTGAWIITGGVNTGVAKHVGDALREHASRSSRKICTIGIAPWGVIENRNDLVGRDVVAPYQTLLNPLSKLNVLNNLHSHFILVDDGTVGKYGAEVKLRRELEKTINLQRIHARIGQGVPVVALVFEGGPNVILTVLDFLQESPPVPVVVCEGTGRAADILAYVHKQTEEGGNVPEGAEPEIISTIKKTFNFGQSEAVHLFQTLLECMKKKELITVFHIGSDEHQDIDVAILTALLKGTNASAFDQLVLTLAWDRVDIAKNHVFVYGQQWLVGSLEQAMLDALVMDRVAFVKLLIENGVSMHKFLTIPRLEELYNTKQGPTNPTLFHLVRDVKQGNLPPGYKINLIDVGLVIEYLMGGTYRCTYTRKRFRAIYNSLSGNNRRSGRNPSSTTPQMCKSHESFGNRADKKEKMRHNHFIKTAQPYKPKIDTGAEEGKKKRTKDEIVDIDDPETRRFAYPLNELLLWAVLMKRQKMALFFWQHGEESMAKALVACKVYRSMAYEAKQSDLVDDTSEELKQYSNEFGQLAVELLEQSFRQDETMAMKLLTYELKNWSNSTCLKLAVSSRLRPFVAHTCTQMLLSDMWMGRLNMRKNSWYKVILSILLPPAILLLEYKTKAEMSHIPQSQDAHQMAMDDSENNFQTAADEIPMEVFKEVRILDSTFEKHDMETPAKPKRLPITQKFYAFYHAPIVKFWFNTLAYLGFLMLYTFVVLVKMEELPSVQEWIVIAYIFTSAIEKIREIFMSEAGKINQKIKVWFSDYFNISDTVAIVTFFIGFALRFGAKGNFGENTYRENYVFVAGRITYCLNIIFWYVRLLDFLAVNQQAGPYVMMIGKMVANMFYIVVIMALVLLSFGVPRKAILYPHEAPSWTLARDIVFHPYWMIFGEVYAYEIDVCANNSDEKVAHLCGPGTWLTPFLQAVYLFVQYIIMVNLLIAFFNNVYLQVKAISNIVWKYQRYHFIMAYHEKPVLPPPLIILSHMASLFCCICKRRKTDKTSDGPKLFLTEEDQKKLHDFEELCVEMYFNEKDDKFHSGSEERIRVTFERVEQMCIQIKEVGDRVNYIKRSLQSLDSQIGHLQDLSALTVDTLKTLTAQKASEASKVHNEITRELSISKHLAQNLIEDGSLRSSVWKKHSIGNVFGSFPQGGLESNNALLCNISIRDDKEVQHKTIGQELALVPRREEKNFQEAGSSGSALFSNAVSPPELRQRIQAAEISKSTSKSKKLGNSSNSMPHVTSPTAKFFVSTPSRPSCKSQLESSAKHEETVFSKATEGDNNVEFGAFVGHRDSMDLQRFKEAASKMKERSVDIEEQQEDFKKAILEGIETTRLQGLQADSGLRQSSSCGGFADPLTAHSEQLYSKSRRASSEDTQQVDSKAALLTDWLQGRPSNSSQMPSEEDALNGIASPFKPIMDINYYYSAVERNNLMRLSQSIPFTPVPPRGEPVTVYRLEESSPSILNNSMSSWSQLGLCAKIEFLSKEEMGGGLRRALKVVCTWSEYDILKSGHLYIIKSFLPEVVNTWSSIYKEDTVLHLCLREIQQQRAAQKLTFAFNQMKPKSIPYSPRFLEVFLLYCHSAGQWFAVEECMTGEFRKYNNNNGDEIIPTNMLEEVMLAFSHWTYEYTRGELLVLDLQGVGENLTDPSVIKAGEKRSYDMVFGPANLGEDAIKNFRAKHHCNSCCRKLKLPDLKRNDYTPDKIIFPQDDAPELTIQPGSCTKDSDPANSIRLML, via the exons tccCAGAAATCCTGGATAGAAAATACTTTCACGAAGAGGGAGTGTGTGTATATTATACCGAGCTCCAAAGACCCCCACAG ATGCCTTCCAGGATGTCAGATTTGTCAGCAACTTGTCAG gtgctgctgtggcCGCCTGGTCAGACAACATGCTTGTTTCACTGCCAGTCTGGCTATGAAATACTCCGATGTGAAGCTGGGTGAAAACTATAATCAGGAAATAGAAGAATGGTCAGTGGAAAAACACACAGAACAGACCTCTACTGATGCTTATGGTGTCATCAACTTTCAAGGTGGCTCTCATTCTTACAGGGCTAAG TACGTGCGATTGTCATATGACACTAAACCTGAAGCTATTCTGCAACTTATGCTTAAAGAATGGCAGATGGAATTGCCAAAGCTTGTTATATCTGTACATGGGGGCATGCAGAAGTTTGAACTTCACCCACGCATCAAACAGTTGCTTGGCAAAGGTCTTATCAAAGCAGCAGTAACCACAGGAGCCTGGATTATAACTGGAGGAGTGAACACAG GTGTTGCAAAACATGTTGGTGATGCTCTAAGAGAACATGCTTCCAGATCATCTCGAAAGATTTGCACTATTGGGATTGCTCCATGGGGAGTgattgaaaacagaaatgacCTTGTTGGAAGAGAT GTGGTTGCTCCATATCAGACCTTGTTAAATCCATTAAGTAAACTAAACGTCCTAAATAACCTCCATTCCCATTTCATTCTGGTGGATGATGGAACAGTTGGAAAGTATGGAGCAGAAGTTAAACTGCGAAGAGAACTGGAAAAAACGATTAATTTGCAACGGATCCATGCAA GAATCGGCCAAGGTGTGCCTGTGGTGGCACTTGTGTTTGAAGGTGGCCCCAATGTCATCCTCACAGTTCTAGACTTCCTTCAGGAGAGCCCTCCAGTGCCTGTGGTCGTGTGTGAAGGAACTGGTAGAGCTGCAGACATCCTGGCCTATGTTCACAAGCAAACAGAGGAGGGGGG GAATGTTCCTGAGGGTGCTGAGCCCGAAATCATTTCAACCATCAAAAAGACATTTAACTTTGGTCAAAGTGAAGCAGTTCATTTGTTTCAGACACTGCTGgaatgcatgaaaaaaaaagaactt ATTACAGTTTTTCATATTGGGTCAGATGAACATCAGGACATTGATGTTGCAATACTTACAGCACTGTTAAAAG GCACGAATGCATCTGCATTTGACCAGCTTGTTCTTACACTTGCATGGGACAGAGTTGACATAGCCAAAAATCACGTTTTTGTTTATGGGCAGCAATGGCTG GTTGGCTCCCTGGAACAGGCTATGTTGGATGCCCTTGTGATGGACAGAGTTGCATTTGTGAAACTTCTGATTGAAAACGGAGTAAGCATGCACAAATTTCTTACAATTCCCAGGCTGGAAGAACTTTATAACACA aaaCAAGGCCCAACTAACCCAACACTCTTTCATCTGGTTCGGGACGTCAAACAG GGAAATCTTCCTCCAGGGTATAAAATCAACCTGATTGATGTGGGACTGGTTATTGAATATCTGATGGGAGGAACCTACAGATGCACCTATACAAGGAAACGCTTTAGAGCGATCTACAACAGTCTCAGCGGCAACAATCGG AGATCTGGGCGAAATCCTTCAAGTACTACTCCTCAGATGTGTAAAAGCCATGAGTCTTTTGGTAACAGGGcagacaagaaagaaaaaatgcgCCATAATCATTTCATCAAAACAGCACAGCCATACAAACCAAAG attgaCACTGGtgcagaagagggaaaaaagaaaagaaccaaagATGAAATAGTTGACATAGATGATCCTGAAACGAGACGTTTTGCTTATCCTCTGAACGAGCTGTTGCTGTGGGCAGTGCTGATGAAGAGGCAGAAGATGGCCCTTTTCTTCTGGCAGCACGGCGAGGAGTCCATGGCCAAGGCTTTGGTGGCTTGCAAAGTGTATCGCTCCATGGCATATGAGGCGAAACAAAGTGACCTTGTTGATGACACTTCAGAAGAACTGAAGCAGTATTCCAA tgAGTTTGGTCAGCTGGCAGTTGAGCTGTTAGAGCAGTCCTTCCGACAAGACGAAACAATGGCAATGAAATTACTGACATATGAACTTAAAAACTGGAGCAACTCCACTTGTCTGAAGCTGGCAGTGTCCTCGAGGCTCCGGCCCTTTGtagcacacacctgcacacagatGTTGTTGTCGGATATGTGGATGGGAAggctgaacatgaggaagaattcATGGTACAAA GTGATACTGAGTATTCTGCTCCCTCCTGCTATACTGCTGCTGGAATATAAGACCAAGGCTGAAATGTCACATATTCCTCAGTCTCAAGATGCACATCAGATGGCAATGGATGACAGTGAGAACAACTTCCAGACTGCAGCAGATGAAATACCAATG GAGGTTTTTAAAGAAGTGAGGATCTTGGACAGTACTTTCGAAAAGCATGACATGGAGACtccagcaaaacccaaaagactcCCAATTACACAGAAGTTTTATGCATTTTATCATGCTCCAATTGTGAAGTTTTGGTTTAATACG TTGGCATACTTAGGATTCCTTATGCTCTACACATTTGTGGTTCTTGTAAAAATGGAAGAATTACCATCTGTTCAGGAGTGGATTGTTATTGCTTACATTTTCACATCAGCAATTGAGAAAATTCGTGAG atttttatGTCAGAGGCTGGGAAGATTAATCAGAAGATCAAAGTGTGGTTCAGTGACTACTTCAATATCAGTGACACAGTTGCCATTGTCACTTTCTTTATTGGGTTTGCATTAAGATTTGGAGCCAAGGGGAATTTTGGAGAAAACACTTACAGAGAAAATTATGTCTTTGTTGCTGGAAGAATAACTTACTGTCTCAATATAATTTTTTGGTATGTGCGATTACTGGATTTTCTAGCTGTAAATCAACAGGCTGGCCCTTATGTTATGATGATTGGGAAAATG GTGGCCAACATGTTTTACATTGTGGTGATTATGGCACTTGTACTACTTAGTTTTGGTGTTCCCAGGAAGGCAATACTGTATCCTCATGAGGCACCCTCTTGGACTCTTGCTAGAGATATTGTGTTTCATCCATACTGGATGATTTTTGGTGAAGTCTATGCCTATGAGATTGATG TATGTGCAAATAATTCTGATGAAAAAGTTGCTCATCTCTGTGGCCCAGGAACATGGTTGACCCCGTTTCTTCAAGCTGTCTACCTCTTTGTACAGTATATAATCATGGTTAATCTCCTTATTGCATTTTTCAA CAACGTGTATTTACAAGTCAAGGCAATTTCAAACATTGTGTGGAAGTATCAGCGCTATCATTTCATTATGGCCTACCATGAAAAACCTGTTCTGCCTCCACCACTGATCATTCTTAGCCACATGGCTTCCCTGTTCTGCTGTATATGTAAAAGAAGGAAGACAGACAAGACTTCAGATGGGCCAA AGCTCTTCCTGACAGAAGAAGATCAGAAGAAACTTCATGATTTTGAAGAGCTGTGTGTTGAGATGTATTTCAATGAAAAGGATGATAAATTTCATTCTGGAAGTGAGGAGAGGATTCGAGTCACATTTGAACG gGTGGAACAAATGTGCATTCAGATAAAGGAAGTTGGTGATCGTGTCAACTACATTAAAAGGTCATTGCAGTCTTTAGATTCACAGATTGGCCACCTCCAGGATCTGTCTGCTCTAACTGTGGATACTCTGAAAACACTGACTGCGCAGAAAGCTTCAGAAGCCAGCAAGGTTCATAATGAAATCACACGGGAATTGAGCATTTCAAAACATTTGGCACAAAATCTCATTGAGGATGGCTCTCTCAGATCATCTGTGTGGAAGAAGCACAGCATTGGAAATGTCTTTGGTTCTTTTCCACAAGGAGGCCTTGAGAGTAATAACGCTTTACTCTGTAACATTTCTATACGAGATGACAAAGAAGTCCAGCATAAGACAATTGGTCAGGAGTTGGCTCTGGTTCCccgaagagaagaaaaaaacttccAAGAGGCAGGTTCCTCAGGCAGTGCCTTATTTTCAAATGCTGTTTCCCCTCCAGAACTTCGCCAACGAATACAGGCTGCAGAGATCTCAAAATCCACtagtaaaagtaaaaaattagGCAACTCATCCAACAGCATGCCACATGTAACATCCCCAACAGCCAAGTTTTTTGTTAGCACTCCATCTCGACCCAGTTGCAAAAGTCAGCTGGAATCTTCAGCAAAGCATGAAGAGACTGTTTTCTCTAAGGCTACAGAAGGAGATAATAATGTAGAATTTGGTGCTTTTGTGG GTCACAGAGACAGCATGGACCTCCAGCGGTTCAAAGAGGCAGCCAgcaaaatgaaggaaagaagTGTTGATATCGAG GAGCAACAGGAAGACTTCAAAAAAGCTATATTGGAGGGTATAGAGACAACCAGACTTCAA ggtCTTCAAGCTGACAGTGGTCTACGACAATCCAGTTCTTGTGGTGGGTTTGCTGACCCTCTGACAGCCCACTCAGAGCAGT TGTACAGCAAGAGCAGGAGAGCATCGAGTGAAGACACTCAGCAAGTCGACTCTAAAGCAGCCTTACTGACG GATTGGCTACAAGGCAGACCTTCAAATAGCAGTCAAAT GCCATCGGAAGAAGATGCATTGAATG GCATTGCTTCTCCTTTCAAGCCTATCATGGATATCAATTACTATTACTCAG CTGTAGAAAGAAATAACCTGATGAGATTATCACAGAGCATTCCATTCACTCCTGTGCCTCCAAGAG GTGAACCAGTCACTGTGTATCGCCTTGAAGAAAGTTCTCCCAGCATCCTGAACAACAGCATGTCCTCCTGGTCACAACTGGGACTCTGTGCTAAAATTGAATTTTTAAGTAAAGAGGAGATGGGAGGAGGTTTACGTCGAGCTCTCAAAGTCGTATGCACGTGGTCAGAATATGATATCCTGAAATCAGGACATCTCTATATCATCAAGTCTTTTCTTCCTGAAGTTGTGAATACTTGGTCAAGCATTTATAAGGAGGACACTGTGTTGCACTTGTGCTTGAGA GAAAtccagcagcagagagcagcacagAAGCTGACCTTTGCATTCAACCAGATGAAGCCCAAATCCATCCCGTACTCTCCAAG GTTCTTGGAAGTTTTCCTGTTATATTGCCACTCTGCTGGCCAGTGGTTTGCAGTTGAAGAGTGCATGACTGGAGAGTTTAGAAAATACAATAACAATAATGGTGATGAGATAATCCCAACTAACATGCTGGAGGAGGTTATGCTGGCTTTCAGCCACTGGACATATGAGTATACAAGAGGAGAATTATTGGTACTAGATCTGCAAG GTGTTGGTGAAAATTTGACAGATCCCTCTGTGAtaaaagctggggaaaaaag GTCATATGATATGGTGTTTGGTCCGGCCAATTTGGGAGAGGATGCAATAAAAAACTTCAGAGCAAAGCACCACTGTaattcctgctgcaggaaaCTGAAACTTCCTG ATCTGAAGAGGAATGATTACACACCTGACAAGATCATATTTCCTCAGGACGATGCCCCTGAACTGACAATTCAGCCTGGAAGCTGCACCAAAGATTCCGATCCGGCCAATTCTATTCGGCTGATGCTCTGA